AGACAAGCGTTATAACGAAGTCAAACGTGGTGCGGAAGCCAGTCTAGTCACTTCAATGGGAAGAATGGCCGCTCATACAGGGCAGGTCGTGACCTATGATGAAATGCTTAACTGTAAACAAGAATTTGCACCTGATGTCGATAAATTAACATTGGACTCCCCTGCTCCGGTACTGGCACGAGCCGATGGCTCTTATCCTGTACCACTGCCTGGTATCTTGAAACGTCGCGAATATTAAAATTCATTGACAATTCTTAAGTTGCAACCAAACACTTCTATTGCCTGGCGAGTTTCGAATAAACTTCGGAGTTCTCGCCAGGCAAACGGAAGTAATCGTTGAACAGTCCCCTTACTGATTCACATTTACATTTCCTTTCTATTGCATTCAAGCACTCTTGACAAATGTAAGTCTTTCAAATCAGCCTATTATCTACTGAGATTTTTTATAGATTGACATGACCGTGTCTCCCTCCAAAATGCGCAATCTGCGTCGCGCGCGTGAGTAAATGATTCTTGCTCATGAATACTTCTACCTCTGATGATATTCTCACTATTAAACTGACTGTTTATTGCTGTTAAGAATGTGAAACTTCAGCATCAGTTTTCGATGATCACGTTCTTATCGGCTGATTTCGAACAGTATCGAATGTGAATCAAGTGCCATCATCAGATATCACTACAGTTTCAATCACATATCACATGAATCACATCGCTATACCCACACAAGTCAATTTCAAAGATCTTCAAAGTCACGAGAAAAGCTTTCAGATCAAATAAAAATCAGAGTGATGGAATTCTCATCAATCATTTTCAGTTGAACCATGAGGGACCGATAGTGAGAGCTCCTTCAAACAACTAGCATGCGTCTGTAAACGTTCAATCTATTATCACCCTGATATCTGACGCTGAATACTGATCCTGATCAGCTACATAAGCACGATATAGAGCGCACTGAAAACATGATCCCAGAGAACAGAGAGATCAACTTCTTCTGCTACTCTCCCTTTTTCATTTCTCAGTGTGAAAAATCGTCGCAAAAAGAAAAATTGACAAAATCGCGAGAATTCGACAATCAATGATTGCCTTTTTAGTAATCGAGCTGTAAATTCTTATCTATGTGGGTTTCCTGCCCAATTGATCTTTGAAAACTAGTTGATTGTGGGTTATTCGCCCAGTACAATATCAAACTCTTTCACAATCATTGAAAGACGGTAGACAAACACCCTTTTTTGAAGGCTGGCAATGAGCGGTGAAGCATTTATTACGGGGGAAGTGAAGCGAACGGTTGATGACCGATTTCGTATTTCGCTGCCTGTAGAAATGGCTCAAGCCATCGCCGACGAATCTGGGGAAACAATGCTAACCAAAGAACGAGCTGGCTGCCTAAGCCTCTGGAAGGCATCAGACTGGCAAACCAGACAACAGCAGGGCGTTGATCTGATCAAGCAAAAGATTCAGGCACATCGCTTAGAAAACCGCTGGGACGAGGTACAACGCCTGGGGCGTTTACTCTCTACCAGAAATCGAACCATTCAATTGGCCAATCGATCTCGCTGTACAATTCCCGAAGGATTTCGAGAGTTTCTGGGAGTCCAACCAAACCAAGATGTCATGATTATCGGTGCCGTCATTTGTGTCGAAATCTGGAATCCTCAAGCATGGCAGAGTCTACTCGAACAAGACATGCCTGAATTCGGAACACTCTTCAAAGAACTATCCGGCTAACCCACCAATCTGATCGCAATACACATTGTTCTTCAGCGTCTTTGACTACAGGAGAAGGAGGCGACTCATTCAGAATCCCCATCTCATCCGAATACCCTAAAGGCTTAAATTCCATGGAAGGCTTTTTTGGCACGGATGCCGCTTTCTTCTCTTAAGTCAAATACGTTTTCCCCATTCTCAATCTCAGGCAATTTTGAGAATGGGGATTTTTTTGCGCAGTTGAACTAGTCAAATGAAGGTATTTCTTGAGCCAAAAGTTTAGCGAACTTTCTTCCAGTCACTGAAAGCG
The Gimesia aquarii DNA segment above includes these coding regions:
- a CDS encoding division/cell wall cluster transcriptional repressor MraZ: MSGEAFITGEVKRTVDDRFRISLPVEMAQAIADESGETMLTKERAGCLSLWKASDWQTRQQQGVDLIKQKIQAHRLENRWDEVQRLGRLLSTRNRTIQLANRSRCTIPEGFREFLGVQPNQDVMIIGAVICVEIWNPQAWQSLLEQDMPEFGTLFKELSG